One window of Xylocopa sonorina isolate GNS202 chromosome 9, iyXylSono1_principal, whole genome shotgun sequence genomic DNA carries:
- the Nup205 gene encoding nuclear pore complex protein Nup205 translates to MMSQDKETTEDMWTPYKELQNLVERYITSSPTTHDLQYHEFTEALRNHKQNFLTLLKNHPPNVNSREEITKGGTEGITLPSLGHQLLQKDLISETLIISDMYELNEFMALDLLCTAQLQMPHHPGLTRGLTAILLYYDGKKALTSTLRMLIQARMGHSWKIDAPIALLRHITEYTNKLQEDGLLDRILSLLEQLDPVKEQELLEKNRALGGPKHRYMVMKLYNDSRQDLADILYLWSAQSSLPNTILFRLISLLETRKIESEATEEGPDKVTLALVMSVLNAINFSSLHSRENGEELISSMPLIAEKGTHEELYQKLISTNINWECAGLRGVVQFAFAVALTTIKTAANVQGLNITTEDERLLEAALSNKCFHFMAEMLFKNKSIYHEEFYLRYFHSLISDFILLMPLKVKELRSRADESMRLIQAYQQEGIEPPLNLDNHFEYLMLTVAELYKEDPLKLELVMDYWCHHTDSTHTSTPAYMNRLPSRQVALFKFVRLAGEILPAGLFVPYLKMIATLGSSPQAARQAFNFLKPNGSSGSTTISWDHFFKSLSQYYDNLRKELPPSQDTVYRQKSHLKGITPEEVKGLEAVLLVVQVIAKYDEISRIAICDHPGWKVLPSLIGLVSCGISIPLKSVLIRTLAALARSPESSSTIWQSLEAAQILSTIPTISSYQPRGVQTELEEIESKKDEYPLTRAMLELLDVLTDFPVLRLLGMGQRNPGFDPYLHFIINTVFLKFHTRSYKNPGEKWEVAEACLKIFSKLIKQYEPNVEDFTGCKVELQSGEVTMVNSAPGYHIVTQLHSKSELLHVILYVLDKGCTTFDAYESIPGKKNLENGTLYCLEILERGLKTQHSYMAQLAAAKSIHKILTGLSRLLLEVNPQSKKPDYMINVAKYVSYSSWLPRHAFHAVGVIHEVTNEPGADSELLSTFTATPTLTTNIRHGFVECLDADIVFDEDTDQEKQYAGSCKERILLLMMQSITRPTPNLSHYLLGFKITKDIRKTILLQPGLLGFPRTCLHSILGILEQSLERGRDKITEACYCFLHTLAANNKTSVAVLRFLRTSVNQDFIQRHLSKLPFEGQNTVTELGCMSWLLKTAAIELRVAGGSLQNSLVQRLVGNFGQEKGQIVPSQKLLMDLLHYIEFQLQLEPPLSLDFFDPSQVEMVLGRCSVPVTLMGGPRLIDIRKLHSLITEELAVTQNSATATQRNLMQQEVRKILSHALKRNQTKLLSYATVKFVEGWCHTTEILFCVATNQQLPTPQKQNLLLNLSHDLLQKMTSCEALSEIKTLVSGTVLMLLVHLRNSFITQTDANESFPSSPSNTTMMKIILSHILQWILNAGASSQKVITHLYAALLNFLCVVGLEKSESTNIIDLMYVSQLDSSVNRVMPLQERSHRYATIQVINSFGNQLMDILCHNCSGGHDVCKMLALSCLDKILELDYDNAWIIYLASRGYLKHMIDSLLESDSMLRCMLQPDPQTLRPLYLYEAKMATFCRMASTRLGAENLLENKILSCMSSMIVFDHHPDVHVGFEGGDYSFIPSLGQRYQQIFLPALYLCDALLTTLGTENQSCAIQVCGFLQSHRDTIEMILRNAFPEANILFLKEIACLTGVISRSANIDMYKLVDEELAKTDFDDSKLEDVSGMRELRAHLYRLQRLMLSLLQKFQLQSAPVRLSHEQAEANQQHISRVQIIANIMLYTRNQMQHSRMDQKIRNVLFEPHLTLKPGDNRMKDTFGGVHLGTIVDQLVSVTNLLHAELPHIDTLGKKSAVVGEMSTTELKEYMSEDETEFDVQKQRIIAEQRLNRWIKEKRKTIKYCSLIIEHALYILWSHLDFYMIQIISRHSRMQVSSGGIDEDMVAWKVSSETLMELKQGLVSTFTDSFVTQLLDMHSEYATVDHSFIEALIRRIKRLLQFIIVQ, encoded by the exons ATGATGTCGCAAG ATAAGGAGACCACGGAGGATATGTGGACTCCGTATAAAGAATTACAGAATCTTGTGGAAAGATATATCACCTCATCTCCGACAACTCATGATCTTCAATATCATGAATTTACAGAGGCTCTACGTAATCATAAACAAAATTTCCTGACACTTTTAAAAAATCAT CCTCCAAATGTGAACAGCAGAGAAGAAATAACAAAGGGAGGTACAGAGGGTATAACACTTCCTAGTTTAGGGCATCAACTGTTACAAAAAGATTTGATCAGCGAAACTCTTATTATATCAGACATGTATGAACTTAACGAATTTATGGCATTGGACCTTTTATGCACTGCTCAATTGCAAATGCCTCATCATCCTGGTCTTACCAGGGGATTAACAGCTATTTTACTGTAttacgatggaaagaaagctctGACATCAACCTTAAGGATGCTTATACAAGCAAGAATGGGGCATAGCTGGAAAATTGATGCTCCAATTGCTCTTCTGAGACACATCACAGAATATACAAATAAACTACAAGAAGATGGTTTACTGGATAGAATTTTATCATTGTTAGAACAACTGGATCCTGTGAAGGAGCAAgaactgttagaaaaaaatcgaGCCTTAGGTGGACCAAAACATCGTTATATGGTCATGAAACTTTACAACGATTCTAGACAGGATTTGGcagatattttatatttatggtCTGCACAGTCCTCGTTGCCAAATACAATTTTATTCCGTTTGATATCTTTATTAGAAACGAGAAAAATCGAATCGGAAGCAACAGAAGAAGGTCCAGATAAAGTTACACTTGCTCTTGTAATGAGTGTGTTAAATGCAATTAATTTTAGTTCGTTGCATAGTCGTGAGAATGGTGAAG AATTGATCAGTTCTATGCCATTGATCGCAGAGAAAGGAACGCACGAAGAGTTGTATCAGAAATTAATATCTACAAACATCAATTGGGAATGTGCTGGCCTTCGCGGAGTTGTACAATTCGCTTTTGCGGTTGCTTTAACAACGATTAAAACTGCAGCAAACGTGCAAGGCTTGAACATTACCACTGAAGACGAGAGGCTGTTGGAAGCAGCTCTATCAAACAAATGCTTCCATTTCATGGCTGAAATGCTATTTAAAAACAAGAGTATATATCACGAAGAATTTTATCTTCGTTACTTCCACTCTCTTATTTCCGATTTCATATTACTAATGCCTTTAAAAGTTAAAGAGCTACGAAGTCGCGCAGATGAATCTATGCGTTTAATCCAAGCATACCAACAAGAGGGAATCGAACCACCATTGAATTTGGATAATCATTTTGAGTATTTGATGTTAACAGTAGCGGAATTATATAAGGAAGACCCTTTAAAATTGGAGTTAGTTATGGATTACTGGTGTCATCATACAGACTCAACACATACATCCACTCCTGCTTATATGAATCGCTTGCCGTCTAGACAAGTTGCTCTTTTTAAATTTGTACGTCTTGCTGGTGAAATACTACCAGCAGGATTATTTGTGCCATATCTTAAGATGATTGCGACTTTAGGATCATCTCCTCAAGCAGCACGGCAAGCATTTAATTTCCTTAAACCGAATG GGTCTTCCGGATCAACAACAATTTCCTGGGATCACTTTTTCAAATCTTTAAGCCAATACTATGATAATCTTAGGAAAGAATTGCCGCCTAGCCAAGATACCGTTTATCGTCAAAAAAGTCATCTAAAAGGTATCACACCCGAAGAAGTTAAAGGTCTTGAAGCGGTACTATTAGTCGTGCAAGTGATAGCAAAGTACGACGAGATATCAAGAATAGCAATATGTGATCATCCTGGATGGAAAGTACTACCATCTTTAATAGGTTTGGTCAGTTGCGGAATATCGATTCCATTAAAAAGCGTTTTAATACGAACGCTCGCCGCGTTAGCAAGATCACCAGAAAGTTCCTCAACTATATGGCAGAGTTTAGAGGCTGCACAAATACTTTCAACTATACCGACTATAAGCAGTTATCAACCAAGGGGTGTTCAAACCGAATTGGAGGAAATTGAATCGAAAAAAGACGAATATCCATTAACACGAGCAATGTTAGAACTTTTAGATGTTCTCACTGATTTTCCTGTATTAAGATTATTAGGAATGGGACAACGTAATCCTGGTTTCGATCCatatttacattttattattaacACTGTATTCTTGAAGTTCCACACGCGATCGTACAAGAACCCAGGCGAAAAATGGGAAGTCGCGGAAGCTTGTTTAAAAATATTCTCGAAACTGATTAAGCAATATGAGCCGAATGTAGAAGATTTCACTGGATGCAAAGTGGAACTGCAAAGTGGAGAAGTTACGATGGTCAACTCGGCTCCTGGATATCATATAGTGACTCAATTGCACTCTAAATCGGAATTACTTCACGTAATACTGTACGTACTCGATAAAGGCTGCACTACTTTCGACGCTTATGAATCTATACCTGGTAAGAAGAACCTCGAAAATGGCACtttatattgtttggagatACTAGAAAGAGGATTAAAAACACAACACAGTTACATGGCTCAATTAGCTGCCGCAAAATCAATACACAAAATTCTAACTGGATTATCGAGACTACTCTTAGAAGTGAATCCACAATCGAAAAAGCCAGACTATATGATAAACGTTGCTAAATACGTTTCATACAGTTCTTGGCTTCCACGACATGCGTTTCACGCTGTTGGCGTTATTCACGAAGTGACTAATGAACCAGGAGCAGATTCTGAATTACTCTCTACATTTACTGCTACTCCTACTTTAACTACAAACATTAGACACGGTTTTGTTGAATGCTTAGACGCTGATATAGTTTTCGATGAAGATACTGATCAAGAAAAGCAATACGCTGGTAGCTGTAAGGAACGAATTTTACTTTTAATGATGCAAAGTATCACACGACCAACACCGAACCTTTCTCATTACCTATTGGGATTCAAAATCACTAAAGATATTAGAAAAACCATTCTGCTACAGCCTGGTCTTTTAGGCTTCCCACGAACTTGTTTGCATTCAATATTAGGCATTTTAGAGCAATCTCTTGAACGTGGCCGTGACAAAATAACAGAGGCTTGCTACTGTTTCCTTCATACGTTGGCTGCGAATAATAAGACTTCCGTAGCAGTACTGAGATTTTTACGAACCAGCGTTAATCAGGATTTCATACAAAGGCATCTCTCAAAATTACCATTCGAGGGACAGAATACGGTGACAGAATTGGGTTGTATGTCATGGTTATTAAAGACAGCTGCGATCGAGTTGCGGGTCGCTGGCGGAAGCCTGCAGAATTCATTGGTTCAACGGCTAGTCGGAAACTTTGGCCAAGAAAAAGGGCAAATTGTTCCTTCACAAAAACTCCTGATGGATCTTCTACATTATATCGAGTTTCAACTTCAATTAGAGCCACCGTTATCTCTAGATTTCTTTGATCCTTCGCAAGTCGAAATGGTTTTAGGACGGTGTAGCGTTCCAGTCACGTTAATGGGAGGTCCACGACTTATAGACATTAGAAAATTACATTCCTTAATCACAGAAGAATTGGCTGTTACTCAAAATAGTGCAACAGCGACTCAGCGCAATCTTATGCAGCAGGAAGTGCGAAAAATTCTGTCACACGCCCTGAAGAGGAATCAAACAAAGTTATTGTCTTACGCTACAGTGAAATTTGTTGAAGGCTGGTGTCACACAACAGAAATACTCTTTTGTGTCGCAACAAATCAACAACTTCCCACACCACAGAAACAGAATCTGCTATTAAATCTCTCCCATGATCTGTTACAGAAGATGACATCTTGCGAGGCTTTGAGCGAGATCAAAACGTTAGTATCTGGAACAGTTTTGATGTTACTGGTGCATCTACGAAATAGTTTTATTACACAAACAGATGCAAACGAATCATTCCCATCGTCACCCTCGAACACAACAATGATGAAGATAATTCTGAGTCATATATTACAATGGATTTTAAATGCAGGCGCTTCCTCGCAAAAAGTGATAACTCACTTGTATGCAGCTCTACTGAATTTCCTTTGCGTGGTCGGTTTGGAAAAATCAGAAAGCACGAACATCATCGATTTAATGTATGTGAGTCAGTTGGATAGTTCAGTGAACAGGGTGATGCCTCTCCAAGAACGTTCCCATCGATATGCAACGATACAAGTAATAAATAGCTTTGGAAATCAATTGATGGACATTTTATGCCACAATTGCTCGGGTGGTCACGACGTTTGTAAAATGTTAGCGTTATCCTGTTTGGATAAAATCTTAGAACTGGATTACGACAACGCTTGGATCATTTATTTAGCTAGCAGAGGATACTTGAAACATATGATAGACAGTCTTCTAGAATCCGACAGTATGTTACGATGTATGCTACAACCAGACCCCCAGACTTTACGGCCACTATACTTGTACGAAGCAAAAATGGCTACATTTTGTAGAATGGCTTCTACGAGATTGGGTGCTGAAAATCTCTTAGAAAAcaaaatcttatcatgtatgTCGAGCATGATTGTTTTTGATCATCATCCAGATGTTCACGTAGGATTCGAAGGAGGCGACTATTCGTTCATACCATCTCTCGGTCAACGTTATCAGCAAATCTTCTTGCCAGCTTTATATCTCTGCGATGCCCTTCTCACTACTCTCGGAACAGAAAATCAATCCTGTGCTATACAAGTATGTGGATTTCTACAGAGCCATCGAGACACTATTGAGATGATATTGAGAAATGCATTCCCAGAAGCGAATAtacttttcttaaaagaaattgCCTGTCTTACAGGAGTGATATCTCGATCGGCAAATATCGATATGTATAAACTGGTGGATGAGGAGCTAGCTAAAACTGATTTTGATGATAGTAAATTAGAAGACGTTAGCGGAATGAGAGAACTTCGCGCTCATCTTTATCGTTTGCAAAGATTAATGCTGTCACTGTTGCAAAAATTCCAATTGCAGTCAGCTCCGGTTCGCTTAAGTCACGAACAGGCAGAAGCGAACCAGCAACACATCTCTCGCGTACAGATTATTGCAAATATTATGCTATATACGCGTAATCAAATGCAGCATAGTAGAATGGATCAGAAAATTAGAAACGTATTGTTCGAGCCTCATTTAACACTGAAACCAGGCGACAACAGGATGAAAGACACATTTGGAGGTGTACATTTAGGAACTATCGTCGATCAATTAGTCTCGGTTACGAATTTATTGCATGCTGAATTACCGCATATTGATACTCTTGGTAAAAAATCAGCGGTAGTAGGAGAAATGAGTAC
- the Stt3a gene encoding catalytic subunit 3A of the oligosaccharyltransferase complex has product MAVLTKTRGLRMSAQKQETLLKLTVLSLAAILSFATRLFSVLRFESVIHEFDPYFNYRTTKYLAENGFYSFHNWFDDRVWYPLGRIIGGTIYPGLMITSAALYRLSWLLNITLDIRTICVFLAPLFSSLTTIITYLLTKELKDSASGLFAAAMIAIVPGYISRSVAGSYDNEGIAIFCMLFTYYMWIKAVKTGAICWATCAALAYFYMVSSWGGYVFLINLIPLHVLTLMVTGRFSHRIYIAYSILYCLGTILSMQISFVGFQPVQSSEHMLALGVFGLCQIHALVDYLRSKVSQEDFEILFRGLVISVVTVSFVLGVILTITGKISPWTGRFYSLLDPSYAKNHIPIIASVSEHQPTSWSSFYFDLQILVFLFPSGLYFCFSKLTDSNIFLILYGVTSLYFAGVMVRLMLVLAPVMCILGGIGASSLLVTYMKQLDRGKVSDKKAKKFESNYVLRSEIATLFITVMCILFFSYTIHCTWVTAEAYSSPSIVLSARSPDGGRMIFDDFREAYYWLRMNTPENAKVMSWWDYGYQITAMANRTILVDNNTWNNTHISRVGQAMASSEEKAYEIMRELDVNYVLVIFGGLTGYSSDDINKFLWMVRIGGSTEKGKSITEWDYYNSAGEFRVDKEGSPILLNCLMYKMCYYRFGQVYTEGGKPSGYDRVRNMEIGNKDFELDMLEEAYTTEHWLVRIYKVKDLRNRGI; this is encoded by the exons ATGGCTGTACTAACGAAGACAAGAGGTTTGCGTATGTCCGCACAGAAACAAGAAACACTACTGAAATTAACTGTATTGTCTCTTGCTGCAATTTTAT CTTTTGCGACAAGATTATTCTCGGTTTTAAGATTCGAGAGTGTTATTCATGAATTTGATCCATATTTTAATTATCGCACAACAAAGTATTTAGCTGAAAATGGATTTTACAGTTTTCATAATTGGTTCGACGATCGTGTTTGGTATCCACTGGGGAGAATAATCGGgg GAACAATATATCCGGGTTTAATGATAACATCAGCAGCATTATATCGTCTTTCATGGTTACTAAATATTACCTTAGATATACGCACTATTTGTGTCTTCCTTGCTCCATTGTTTTCTAGTTTGACTACAATTATCACTTATTTACTTACCAAAGAACTGAAG GATTCTGCATCAGGATTGTTTGCTGCAGCTATGATAGCAATTGTTCCTGGTTATATATCACGATCAGTAGCAGGATCCTATGATAACGAGGGCATAGCTATTTTTTGTATGCTGTTTACATATTATATGTGGATAAAAGCAGTTAAAACTGGAGCAATTTGTTGGGCGACTTGTGCTGCTCTTGCATATTTTTATATGGTGTCTTCTTGGGGTGGCTATGTATTCCTAATTAATCTAATTCCTTTACATGTATTGACCTTGATGGTGACTGGAAGATTTTCTCATAGGATATACATTGCATACAGTATTTTATACTGTTTAGGAACAATCTTGTCTATGCAAATATCATTTGTTGGTTTCCAACCTGTTCAGAGCTCTGAACATATGCTT GCATTAGGAGTTTTTGGTCTCTGTCAGATTCATGCTTTAGTTGATTATTTACGAAGTAAAGTGTCTCAAGAGGATTTTGAGATACTATTTCGTGGTCTGGTTATTTCTGTAGTTACTGTCTCCTTTGTATTAGGTGTTATTTTAACTATTACAG GGAAAATATCTCCATGGACTGGTCGATTTTATTCTCTCTTGGATCCGTCGTATGCAAAAAATCATATACCAATAATTGCCTCTGTTTCGGAACATCAGCCAACATCATGGAGTTCTTTTTACTTTGATCTTCAGAttttagtatttctatttccttcggGTTTATACTTCTGTTTCTCAAAATTAACTGATTCAAACATCTTCCTTATTTTGTATGGTGTGACAAGTTTATACTTTGCC GGTGTAATGGTTCGCTTGATGTTAGTTCTTGCTCCTGTAATGTGTATATTGGGTGGAATCGGAGCTTCCTCTTTACTTGTTACTTACATGAAACAATTGGACAGAGGAAAAGTTAGCGATAAAAAGGCGAAGAAATTTGAAAGTAATTACGTTCTCAGAAGTGAG ATTGCGACACTTTTCATAACAGTAATGTGCATTCTCTTCTTTTCGTATACGATTCATTGTACCTGGGTTACAGCGGAAGCATACAGTTCACCCAGTATCGTGCTATCAGCACGTTCACCGGATGGTGGTCGTATGATTTTCGATGATTTCAGAGAAGCATATTATTGGTTACGCATGAACACACCAGAA AATGCAAAGGTAATGTCTTGGTGGGATTATGGATACCAGATCACGGCGATGGCGAATCGTACGATTTTAGTAGACAATAATACATGGAACAATACTCACATATCAAGAGTTGGTCAAGCGATGGCAAGTTCTGAAGAAAAAGCTTACGAAATAATGAGGGAATTGGACGTTAATTATGTTCTTGTTATTTTTGGAGGACTTACAGGCTATTCGTCAGATG ACATTAATAAGTTCCTATGGATGGTACGCATTGGCGGAAGCACTGAAAAAGGGAAATCTATAACAGAATGGGATTATTATAATTCAGCAGGAGAATTTAGAGTTGATAAAGAAGGTTCTCCTATTTTGCTCAATTGTCTTATGTACAAAATGTGTTATTACAGATTTGGTCAAGTTTATACAGAAGGAG GGAAACCTTCCGGATACGATAGAgttagaaacatggaaattggtAATAAAGACTTTGAGCTAGACATGTTAGAAGAAGCTTACACTACAGAGCACTGGCTTGTCCGAATTTACAAAGTAAAAGATTTGCGAAACAGAGGAATTTAA